From Perognathus longimembris pacificus isolate PPM17 chromosome 4, ASM2315922v1, whole genome shotgun sequence, one genomic window encodes:
- the Sag gene encoding S-arrestin, producing the protein MAANMKASKSHVIFKKVSRDKSVTIYLGKRDYIDHVSQVEPVDGVVLVDPDLVKGKKVFVSLTCAFRYGQEDIDVIGLTFRRDLYFSRVQVYPPVGASSAPTPLQESLLKKLGGNSYPFLLTFPDYLPCSVMLQPAPQDTGKSCGVDFEVKAFATDITDGEEDKIPKKSSVRLLIRKVQHAPSEMGPQPSSEASWQFFMSDKPLNVSVSLSKELYFHGEAIPVTVTVTNNTEKTVKKIKVLVEQVANVVLYSSDYYAKPVATEEIQEKVPPNGTLTRTLTLLPLLANNRERRGIALDGKIKHEDTNLASSTIIKEGIDRTVLGILVSYHIKVKLTVSGFLGELTSSEVATEVPFRLMHPQPEDPAKESVQDENLVFEEFARQNLKDSEGPEGKKEEAAQDE; encoded by the exons ATGGCAGCCAACATGAAGGCCAGTAAGTCTCATGTCATCTTCAAGAAGGTCTCCAGGGACAAATCG GTGACCATCTACCTGGGGAAGAGAGACTACATAGACCATGTCAGCCAAGTAGAGCCTGTGG ATGGCGTGGTGCTGGTGGACCCTGACCttgtgaagggaaagaaag TGTTCGTCTCTCTCACTTGCGCCTTCCGCTACGGCCAAGAAGACATTGACGTGATAGGCCTGACCTTCCGCAGGGACCTGTACTTCTCACGTGTCCAAGTGTACCCTCCTGTGGGGGCTTCCAGTGCCCCCACACCACTGCAGGAGAGCTTGCTCAAGAAACTGGGGGGCAACTCGTACCCCTTTCTGCTCACG TTTCCTGACTACTTGCCCTGTTCAGTGATGTTGCAGCCAGCTCCACAAGATACTGGGAAG AGCTGTGGGGTGGACTTTGAGGTGAAAGCTTTTGCCACAGACATCACCGACGGTGAAGAGGATAAGATCCCCAAGAA GAGCTCCGTGCGCTTGCTCATCCGGAAGGTGCAGCACGCACCATCTGAGATGGGCCCCCAGCCCTCTTCAGAGGCCTCCTGGCAGTTCTTCATGTCTGACAAGCCGCTgaatgtctctgtctccctcagcAAAGAG CTGTATTTCCACGGGGAGGCCATCCCTGTGACCGTGACCGTGACCAATAACACTGAGAAGACGGTGAAGAAAATCAAAGTCTTAG TGGAGCAAGTGGCCAACGTGGTTCTCTACTCCAGTGACTATTACGCCAAGCCCGTGGCCACAGAGGAAATACA AGAGAAAGTGCCACCAAATGGCACTTTAACCAGGACGCTGACTCTGTTGCCCCTGCTGGCTAACAACCGAGAGAGAAGAGGCATTGCGCTGGATGGGAAGATCAAGCACGAGGACACAAACCTGGCCTCCAGCACCAT CATTAAGGAAGGCATAGACCGGACTGTTCTGGGCATCCTGGTGTCTTACCACATCAAGGTGAAGCTCACGGTGTCGGG GTTTCTGGGGGAGCTCACGTCCAG TGAAGTGGCCACTGAGGTACCGTTCCGCCTGATGCACCCCCAGCCTGAGGACCCAG CAAAGGAAAG CGTTCAGGATGAAAACCTAGTTTTCGAGGAGTTTGCTCGCCAAAACCTGAAAGATTCCGAAGGcccagaagggaagaaggaggaagctgCACAGGACGAGTGA